CCCCTCCCACGATGGCACCCGCTGCTGCTGCTTCCGGGATGCCGAGGCCGCCCGCAATGGCGGTGAGGGCTACCCCGAAGGTGCCCGCCGTGCCCCAGGACGTGCCCGTGAGCAAGGAAGCGAAGGAGCAAAGCAGAAAGGCCGCCGGCAGGAAGATGCGGGGCGTGAGGAGGTTCAGCCCGGTAAAGACCAGGTAGGGAATGGTGCCCGAAAGGGTCCACGCAGCGATGAGGGGCCCCACGCTGAGGAGAATCCCCATCGCTCCCGAAGCCCGGGAAACCATGGGGAGCACGCCGTCGACGAAGAGAAGCCTCCACCCGAAGCCGTACTGCATGCGGAAGAGAGCCGTGGTGAATATACCGCAGAAGACCAACAGTACGGCAATGTGAATTCCGAACACCAGGGTCCCCCCGGCGAGGATGGCCAGGATACCGCCGAGGACGGTGAGCGCCCCCGCAGCGGAAATATCCTCCTGCCGTTCTTCTTGCGCCATGGCCGTCCCTCCCTCCCGATTATATTACGGAAGAACACTATACCAGAGAAGAACGGTGCCTGTGAGAGAAAAAAATGGTAGGATGTCACGGAGAAGAGCGAAGGAGGGTTCCCCGTGGCAGATTTTCCGGACAGTCTTCCGGCCTATGGGGTAGAATTCGGCAGGCGAAAGACCCTGCAGATTTCGGTCCACCCCGACGGCCGTGTGACGGTGAAGGCTCCCCTGTTCCTCGACCGGGCCGCCGTGGACAGGGCAGTCGAGGAACAGCGGGAGTGGATACGAAAAAAACTGGAGCATTTCCGCTCTATCCCAGCTCCCGCTCCCCGACCTCCCCTGGGGCAGGGAAGCCCGGTCCCTTTCCTGGGACAGCTCTATCCCCTCGATATCAGGGAAGGGAAAAGGCAGGGCGCGGTCATCGAGGGCGGTGCCCTGCGGGTCACCCTGCGGAAGGGGGCGGAACCGGAGGCCCCCCTTCAGGAGCTTCTGAACCGGTGGTACTCCGCACGGGCCGCCGAGGAGTTTCCTCTCGCCATGAAGAGGTGTCTTCCCAGGTGCTCTTCTTTTTTGAAGGAGGAACCTCCCCTCCGGATCCGGATCATGCGATCCCGGTGGGGAAGCTGCACAGGAAAGGGCGTCGTCACTCTCAACACCCTGCTGGTGAAGGCTTCCCCCGCCTGCATCGACTACGTGCTGCTCCACGAACTCTGTCATACTGTCCATCCGAACCACGGCAGGGGA
The DNA window shown above is from Aminivibrio sp. and carries:
- a CDS encoding M48 family metallopeptidase, with the protein product MADFPDSLPAYGVEFGRRKTLQISVHPDGRVTVKAPLFLDRAAVDRAVEEQREWIRKKLEHFRSIPAPAPRPPLGQGSPVPFLGQLYPLDIREGKRQGAVIEGGALRVTLRKGAEPEAPLQELLNRWYSARAAEEFPLAMKRCLPRCSSFLKEEPPLRIRIMRSRWGSCTGKGVVTLNTLLVKASPACIDYVLLHELCHTVHPNHGRGFYSLLESILPGWKDRRKELRERAKDLLFF